A genomic stretch from Xiphophorus maculatus strain JP 163 A chromosome 16, X_maculatus-5.0-male, whole genome shotgun sequence includes:
- the ezh1 gene encoding histone-lysine N-methyltransferase EZH1 produces the protein MMEETAAAAPASGTSAVLSTPRPQPGSFTPSRSLLEWRRRVKSEYMRLRQLKRLQKVDKVKSLFMSNRQKIELQTNLLNTEWSKLRIQAIPVSTFSGSLANKKMCAVEFGFPEFNSQAIPMKPLSTVAGIPFMYSWSPLQHNFMVEDETFLHNIPYMGDEVLEQDEAFLEELIDNYDGVHGDREGGFISDEIFKELVDALSQYSDHDEEEEEDAGVMAAEVAGKKEEERMMMRRSSVEGSEETKAGTLIRRKRRGTTEVKDASGSKRIPNDKIFTAIASMFPYKGTTEELKEKYKDLQEPPGPVKLPPLCTPNLDGPFAKSVQREQSLHSFHTLFCRRCFKYDCFLHPFHATPNVYKRKSKEIRMETEPCGEDCFLLQKGAKEFVDRNMLRSQRSRRRRRQQRPTGSSGSGPTGSAEEGKEGESDHETTSSSEGNSRCQTPTKLRPGEDEMEQQECCVVQWSGAEESLFRVLHGTYFNNFCSIARLIGTKNCKQVYEFAAKEVLIHRVPLVDGGISPQKKKRKHRLWAKIQLKKDNSSNQVYNYQPCDHPDHPCDSSCPCVMTQNFCEKFCQCEHECQNRFPGCRCKTQCNTKQCPCYLAVRECDPDLCMTCGAADHWDSKVVSCKNCGIQRGLKKHLLLAPSDVAGWGTFIKEPVQKNEFISEYCGELISQDEADRRGRIYDKYMSSFLFNLNNDFVVDATRKGNKIRFANHSVNPNCYAKVVMVNGDHRIGIFAKRAILQGEELFFDYRYSQADALKYVGIEREVDMT, from the exons ATGATGGAAGAAACAGCTGCCGCAGCCCCAGCCTCTGGCACTAGTGCTGTCCTATCAACTCCAAGGCCTCAGCCTGGCTCCTTTACCCCTTCCCGCAGTCTCCTAGAGTGGAGAAGGAGGGTCAAGTCTGAGTATATGCGCCTTCGCCAGTTAAAACGCCTTCAAAAAGTAGACAAAGTCAAG aGCTTGTTCATGTCCAACAGGCAAAAGATTGAGCTGCAGACTAATCTCCTGAATACAGAGTGGTCCAAGCTTAGGATTCAAGCCATCCCTGTCTCAACCTTTAGTGGATCTCTGGCAAATAAGAAG ATGTGTGCAGTGGAGTTTGGGTTCCCGGAATTTAATTCTCAGGCCATTCCAATGAAACCTCTGTCTACAGTGGCAGGAATCCCCTTCATGTACTCGTGGTCACCACTGCAGCACAACTTCATG gtgGAGGATGAAACGTTCCTACACAACATTCCCTACATGGGCGATGAGGTGCTTGAACAGGATGAGGCCTTCTTAGAGGAACTCATTGACAACTATGATGGCGTTCATGGTGACAGAG AGGGCGGGTTCATCAGCGACGAGATCTTCAAGGAACTTGTGGATGCCTTGAGTCAATATTCTGACCATGacgaagaagaggaggaggatgcaGGGGTGATGGCAGCAGAGGTTGCAgggaagaaagaggaagagaggatgatgatgaggaggagctCAGTGGAAGGCTCTGAAGAGACTAAAGCTGGGACATTAATCAGGAGAAAAAGGAGAGGCACCACAGAGG TGAAAGATGCGTCCGGCAGCAAGAGGATCCCTAACGATAAGATATTTACAGCCATCGCCTCGATGTTTCCCTACAAGGGCACCACAGAGGAGCTGAAGGAAAA GTACAAGGATCTACAGGAGCCACCAGGCCCAGTAAAACTCCCCCCCCTCTGCACTCCCAACTTAGATGGGCCTTTTGCAAAGTCTGTGCAGAGGGAGCAGTCGTTGCATTCCTTCCACACACTCTTCTGTAGACGTTGCTTCAAATACGACTGTTTCCTCCACC CTTTTCATGCAACACCCAATGTTTACAAGAGGAAGAGTAAGGAGATCCGCATGGAGACTGAACCGTGTGGGGAAGACTGCTTCCTGTTACAG AAAGGAGCTAAAGAGTTCGTAGATCGGAATATGTTACGGTCGCAGAGATCTCGGAGGCGACGGAGGCAGCAGCGACCCACCGGTTCCAGCGGTTCTGGACCAACTGGGTCTGCTGAGGAAGGCAAGGAGGGTGAAAGTGACCATGAAACCACTTCCTCCTCAG aGGGGAATTCTCGCTGCCAGACTCCAACCAAGCTGCGTCCAGGTGAAGATGAAATGGAGCAGCAGGAGTGCTGTGTGGTCCAGTGGAGTGGGGCCGAGGAGTCACTCTTCAGGGTGCTGCACGGCACATACTTTAACAACTTTTGCTCCATTGCACGTCTCATTGGTACCAAGAACTGCAAACAG GTCTACGAGTTTGCAGCGAAAGAGGTTCTGATCCACCGGGTCCCTTTGGTAGATGGAGGCATCTCAccccaaaagaagaaaaggaaacacaG GTTATGGGCAAAGATTCAGCTGAAAAAAG ATAACTCCTCCAATCAGGTGTACAACTATCAGCCATGTGACCACCCTGACCACCCATGCGACAGCTCCTGCCCCTGTGTGATGACCCAGAATTTTTGTGAGAAGTTCTGTCAGTGCGAACACGAGT GCCAGAACCGTTTCCCGGGCTGCCGATGTAAAACCCAGTGCAACACCAAGCAGTGTCCATGCTACCTGGCCGTACGAGAGTGTGACCCAGATCTCTGCATGACCTGTGGAGCTGCCGACCACTGGGACAGCAAAGTCGTGTCCTGTAAGAACTGCGGCATCCAAAGAGGCCTTAAAAAG CACCTGCTGCTGGCTCCATCAGATGTTGCTGGTTGGGGAACATTCATCAAAGAGCCTGTGCAGAAGAATGAATTTATCTCTGAGTACTGTGGAGAG CTGATCTCTCAAGATGAGGCAGACCGACGAGGAAGGATTTACGATAAATACATGTCAAGCTTCCTTTTCAATTTGAACAACG ATTTTGTAGTGGATGCCACACGAAAGGGGAACAAAATTCGATTTGCAAATCATTCAGTTAACCCCAACTGCTATGCTAAAG TTGTGATGGTTAATGGAGACCACCGTATTGGAATCTTCGCCAAGCGAGCTATCTTGCAGGGGGAAGAGCTCTTCTTTGACTACAG ATACAGCCAAGCTGATGCTCTGAAGTACGTGGGAATAGAGCGGGAAGTGGACATGACTTAG